Proteins encoded within one genomic window of Lynx canadensis isolate LIC74 chromosome B4, mLynCan4.pri.v2, whole genome shotgun sequence:
- the SOAT2 gene encoding sterol O-acyltransferase 2 isoform X2 gives MEPRAARSRKGEGPRGEQERRRSGGGNIEKDRGLDLVQWTRHMEAVKTQLLEQAQGQLIELLDRAVQEAIQCYPPQGGPLSSIPPDSLSKAREPSLGKRKIFIIRKSLLDELMEVQHFRTIYHMFIAGLCVFIISTLAIDFIDEGRLMLEFDLLIFSFGQLPLALMTWVPMFLSTLLVPYQALRLWARPRARGAWMLGVGLGFMMLAVHTTVLWVLPVHVALKYQLPPASRCILVFEQVRLLMKSYSFLREAVPGTLCARGGEGMRAPSFSSYLYFLFCPTLIYRETYPRTPNVRWNYVAKNFAQALGCVLYACFILGRLCVPVFANMSREPFSTRALVLSIMHATLPGIFMLLLIFFAFLHCWLNAFAEMLRTGGIQRPSPTTTALGTWWSMTGCTATSIKMGCGFSVAGPEGQPCWVCSWFLQWSMSTSSALSWDSSTRSCSCSSLSLEGC, from the exons ATGGAGCCAAGGGCGGCCCGATCGCGGAAGGGAGAAGGGCCGAGAGGAGAGCAAGAGCGCCGACGCTCCGGAGGTG GAAACATTGAGAAGGACAGAGGCCTGGACTTGGTGCAATGGACCCGACATATGGAG GCTGTGAAGACACAGTTGCTGGAGCAAGCACAGGGACAGCTGATAGAGCTGCTGGATCGGGCCGTGCAGGAAGCCATCCAATGCTACCCACCACAAGGCGGACCCCTGTCCTCCATTCCTCCAGATTCCTTGAGCAA GGCCCGGGAGCCATCCCTGGGGAAGCGGAAAATTTTCATCATCCGAAAGTCCCTGCTTGA CGAGCTGATGGAAGTACAGCATTTCCGCACCATCTACCACATGTTCATCGCCGGCTTGTGCGTCTTCATCATCAGCACCCTGGCCATCGACTTCATTGATGAGGGCAG GTTGATGCTGGAGTTTGACCTACTGATCTTCAGCTTTGGACAGCTGCCCTTGGCGCTGATGACGTGGGTCCCCATGTTCCTGTCCACTCTGCTGGTGCCCTACCAGGCCCTGAGGCTGTGGGCGAGGCCCCGGGCAAGAGGGGCCTGGATGCTGGGGGTGGGCCTGGGCTTCATGATGCTGGCTGTCCACACCACCGTGCTCTGGGTCCTCCCCGTCCATGTGGCGTTGAAGTATCAGCTCCCGCCTGCCTCCCGCTGTATCCTGGTCTTTGAGCAG GTCAGGCTCCTGATGAAGAGCTACTCCTTCTTGAGAGAGGCTGTGCCTGGAACCCTTTGTGCCAGAGGAG gtgAGGGCATGCGGGCCCCCAGTTTCTCCAGCTACCTCTACTTCCTCTTCTGCCCCACACTAATCTACAGGGAGACTTACCCCAG GACACCCAACGTCAGGTGGAATTACGTGGCCAAGAACTTTGCCCAG gctctgggctgcgtACTCTATGCCTGCTTCATCCTGGGCCGCCTCTGCGTTCCCGTCTTTGCCAACATGAGCCGGGAGCCCTTCAGTACCCGGGCTCTGGTGCTGTCTATCATGCACGCCACCTTGCCAG GCATCTTCATGTTGCTGCTCATCTTCTTTGCCTTCCTCCACTGCTGGCTCAACGCCTTCGCAGAGATGCTACG GACTGGTGGAATTCAACGTCCTTCTCCAACTACTACCGCACTTGGAACGTGGTGGTCCATGACTGGCTGTACAGCTACGTCTATCAAGATGGGCTGTGG CTTCTCGGTGGCCGGGCCCGAGGGGCAGCCATGTTGGGTGTGTTCCTGGTTTCTGCAGTGGTCCATGAGTACATCTTCTGCTTTGTCCTGGGATTCTTCTACCCGGtcatgctcatgctcttcctTGTCTTTGGAG GGCTGCTGA
- the IGFBP6 gene encoding insulin-like growth factor-binding protein 6 — MTPHRLLPLLLLLTLLLAARSGAALARCPGCGQGVQAGCPGGCVEEEGGPPAEGCKEAGGCLRREGQQCGVYTPNCAPGLQCQPPEEDEAPLRALLLGRGRCRRARAPSGENPKEGKSQAGTTRPQDVNRRDQQRNPGTSTTPARPSPGGAQDTEMGPCRRHLDSVLQQLQTEVYRGAQTLYVPNCDHRGFYRKRQCRSSQGQRRGPCWCVDRMGQPLPGSPEGEGGSSCPTGSSG, encoded by the exons ATGACCCCCCACAGGCTGCTGCCGCTCCTGCTGCTGCTAACTCTGCTGCTCGCTGCCCGCTCAGGAGCCGCCTTGGCACGGTGCCCAGGCTGCGGGCAGGGGGTGCAGGCGGGTTGTCCAGGGGGCTgcgtggaggaggagggggggccGCCGGCGGAGGGCTGTAAGGAAGCTGGGGGCTGTctcaggagggaggggcagcagtGCGGGGTCTACACCCCTAACTGCGCCCCAGGACTGCAGTGCCAGCCGCCCGAGGAAGACGAGGCGCCTTTGCGGGCGCTGCTGCTGGGCCGGGGCCGCTGCCGCCGGGCGCGCGCGCCCTCGG GGGAGAATCCTAAGGAGGGTAAATCCCAGGCAGGGACCACTCGTCCACAGGATGTGAACCGCAGAGACCAACAGAGGAATCCGGGCACCTCGACCACTCCTGCCCGGCCCAGTCCAGGGGGTGCCCAAGACACCGAGATG GGCCCGTGCCGCAGACATCTGGACTCGGTGCTGCAGCAACTCCAGACCGAGGTGTACCGAGGGGCTCAGACCCTCTACGTGCCTAACTGTGACCATCGGGGCTTCTACCGGAAGCGGCAG TGCCGTTCCTCCCAGGGCCAGCGCAGAGGTCCTTGCTGGTGTGTGGATCGGATGGGCCAGCCCCTGCCGGGGTCCCCAGAAGGCGAAGGAGGTTCCTCCTGTCCCACCGGGAGCAGCGGCTAA
- the SOAT2 gene encoding sterol O-acyltransferase 2 isoform X1, which translates to MEPRAARSRKGEGPRGEQERRRSGGGNIEKDRGLDLVQWTRHMEAVKTQLLEQAQGQLIELLDRAVQEAIQCYPPQGGPLSSIPPDSLSKAREPSLGKRKIFIIRKSLLDELMEVQHFRTIYHMFIAGLCVFIISTLAIDFIDEGRLMLEFDLLIFSFGQLPLALMTWVPMFLSTLLVPYQALRLWARPRARGAWMLGVGLGFMMLAVHTTVLWVLPVHVALKYQLPPASRCILVFEQVRLLMKSYSFLREAVPGTLCARGGEGMRAPSFSSYLYFLFCPTLIYRETYPRTPNVRWNYVAKNFAQALGCVLYACFILGRLCVPVFANMSREPFSTRALVLSIMHATLPGIFMLLLIFFAFLHCWLNAFAEMLRFGDRMFYRDWWNSTSFSNYYRTWNVVVHDWLYSYVYQDGLWLLGGRARGAAMLGVFLVSAVVHEYIFCFVLGFFYPVMLMLFLVFGGLLNFMMHDRHTGPAWNVLMWTLLFLGQGIQVSLYCQEWYARRHCPLPQTTFWGLVTPRSWSCHT; encoded by the exons ATGGAGCCAAGGGCGGCCCGATCGCGGAAGGGAGAAGGGCCGAGAGGAGAGCAAGAGCGCCGACGCTCCGGAGGTG GAAACATTGAGAAGGACAGAGGCCTGGACTTGGTGCAATGGACCCGACATATGGAG GCTGTGAAGACACAGTTGCTGGAGCAAGCACAGGGACAGCTGATAGAGCTGCTGGATCGGGCCGTGCAGGAAGCCATCCAATGCTACCCACCACAAGGCGGACCCCTGTCCTCCATTCCTCCAGATTCCTTGAGCAA GGCCCGGGAGCCATCCCTGGGGAAGCGGAAAATTTTCATCATCCGAAAGTCCCTGCTTGA CGAGCTGATGGAAGTACAGCATTTCCGCACCATCTACCACATGTTCATCGCCGGCTTGTGCGTCTTCATCATCAGCACCCTGGCCATCGACTTCATTGATGAGGGCAG GTTGATGCTGGAGTTTGACCTACTGATCTTCAGCTTTGGACAGCTGCCCTTGGCGCTGATGACGTGGGTCCCCATGTTCCTGTCCACTCTGCTGGTGCCCTACCAGGCCCTGAGGCTGTGGGCGAGGCCCCGGGCAAGAGGGGCCTGGATGCTGGGGGTGGGCCTGGGCTTCATGATGCTGGCTGTCCACACCACCGTGCTCTGGGTCCTCCCCGTCCATGTGGCGTTGAAGTATCAGCTCCCGCCTGCCTCCCGCTGTATCCTGGTCTTTGAGCAG GTCAGGCTCCTGATGAAGAGCTACTCCTTCTTGAGAGAGGCTGTGCCTGGAACCCTTTGTGCCAGAGGAG gtgAGGGCATGCGGGCCCCCAGTTTCTCCAGCTACCTCTACTTCCTCTTCTGCCCCACACTAATCTACAGGGAGACTTACCCCAG GACACCCAACGTCAGGTGGAATTACGTGGCCAAGAACTTTGCCCAG gctctgggctgcgtACTCTATGCCTGCTTCATCCTGGGCCGCCTCTGCGTTCCCGTCTTTGCCAACATGAGCCGGGAGCCCTTCAGTACCCGGGCTCTGGTGCTGTCTATCATGCACGCCACCTTGCCAG GCATCTTCATGTTGCTGCTCATCTTCTTTGCCTTCCTCCACTGCTGGCTCAACGCCTTCGCAGAGATGCTACGGTTTGGAGACAGAATGTTCTATCGG GACTGGTGGAATTCAACGTCCTTCTCCAACTACTACCGCACTTGGAACGTGGTGGTCCATGACTGGCTGTACAGCTACGTCTATCAAGATGGGCTGTGG CTTCTCGGTGGCCGGGCCCGAGGGGCAGCCATGTTGGGTGTGTTCCTGGTTTCTGCAGTGGTCCATGAGTACATCTTCTGCTTTGTCCTGGGATTCTTCTACCCGGtcatgctcatgctcttcctTGTCTTTGGAG GGCTGCTGAACTTCATGATGCATGACCGGCACACAGGCCCAGCATGGAATGTGCTAATGTGGACCTTGCTCTTTCTGGGCCAAGGCATCCAAGTCAGCCTGTACTGCCAGGAATGGTATGCACGGCGACACTGCCCCCTACCCCAG ACAACCTTCTGGGGGCTGGTGACACCTCGATCTTGGTCCTGCCATACCTAG